One window from the genome of Choloepus didactylus isolate mChoDid1 chromosome 2, mChoDid1.pri, whole genome shotgun sequence encodes:
- the ELOA gene encoding elongin-A: MAAESALQVVEKLQARLAANPDPKKLLKYLKKLSILPITVDILAETGVGKTVNSLRKHEHVGNFARDLVAQWKKLVPVERSTEPDEQDFEKSNSQKCPRDALQKEEEMEGDYQDNWKASGSRSYSPDHRQKKHRKLSELERPHRASHTHERRDERKRCHRVSPAYSSDHESSDYGHVQSPPSSASPHQMYVDHPRSPEEDQEPSVGHQKPGKGHSNAFQERLGASQEQPISEPQSKGVVSQNREHRSSHKEKRLVDAKGDEKSSASSREKSHKVVSKEENRRPLLGESTKEKPPSSAVKKEKERESSSSKRKFLPPLEVASDNHVKKPKHKDSEKTKLDKNKQSLDSLDLGKGAGDLLPKVKEKVSNNLKTQEGKLKTSNLDRKSVGSLPKAEEADMDDEFEQPTMSFESYLSYDQPRKKKKKIVKTSATALGEKGSKKTDSKSTSKNLDIVQKLPKVNESKSEKLQPSGANSAKLKKAPTNSLPVLPDLPLPMIQANYRPLPSLESIASFQPKRKALSSPQEEEEAGFTGRRMNSKMQVYSGSKCAYLPRMMTLHQQCIRVLKNNIDSIFEVGGVPYSVLEPVLERCTPDQLYRIEEYNHVLIEETDQLWKIHCHRDFKEERPEEYESWREMYLRLQEAREQRLRVLTKNIRHAHANKPKGRRAKMAFVNSVAKPPRDVRRRQEKFGTGGAAVSEKVRVKPALYPTGSSHAPSSSGSSNSFNPSTEELAYDGPSTSSAHLAPVVSSTVSYDPRKPTVKKIAPMMAKTIKAFKNRFSRR; encoded by the exons ATGGCGGCGGAGTCGGCGCTTCAAGTTGTGGAGAAGCTGCAGGCGCGCCTGGCCGCGAACCCCGACCCCAAGAAG cttttgaaatatttgaagaaactcTCCATCTTGCCTATTACTGTAGACATTCTTGCG GAGACTGGGGTTGGAAAAACAGTGAACAGCTTGCGAAAACATGAGCACGTTGGAAACTTTGCCAGGGACTTGGTTGCCCAGTGGAAGAAGTTGGTTCCTGTTGAACG GAGCACTGAGCCTGATGAACAGGACTTTGAGAAGAGTAATTCCCAAAAGTGCCCCAGGGATGCTCTtcagaaggaggaagagatggaggGTGACTACCAAGACAACTGGAAAGCCTCTGGCAGCCGATCCTACAGCCCTGATCACAGAcagaaaaaacacagaaaactctCAGAGCTTGAGAGACCCCACAGAGCCTCTCACACTCATGAGAGGAGAGACGAGAGAAAGAGGTGCCACAGGGTCTCGCCAGCTTACTCTTCAGACCACGAGTCTTCTGACTATGGCCACGTTCAGTCCCCTCCGTCCTCTGCCAGTCCCCATCAGATGTACGTGGACCATCCCAGGTCCCCTGAGGAGGACCAGGAGCCCTCTGTTGGACACCAGAAACCTGGAAAAGGCCACAGTAATGCCTTTCAGGAGAGACTGGGGGCCAGTCAGGAGCAACCCATCAGTGAACCCCAGAGTAAAGGGGTTGTGAGCCAAAACAGAGAGCACAGATCCTCCCACAAGGAAAAGCGCCTGGTGGATGCCAAGGGAGATGAGAAGTCCTCTGCTTCGAGCAGAGAGAAATCACACAAGGTCGTCTCCAAAGAGGAAAACCGGAGGCCACTCTTAGGGGAGAGCACAAAGGAGAAACCACCCTCTAGTGCTgtcaagaaagagaaggaaagggagagcagCAGCAGCAAGAGGAAGTTTCTGCCTCCCTTGGAGGTTGCTTCAGACAACCACGTTAAAAAGCCAAAGCACAAAGACTCAGAGAAAACCAAATTGGACAAAAACAAGCAAAGTCTAGACAGCTTAGACCTCGGAAAGGGGGCAGGAGACCTGTTACCCAAGGTGAAAGAGAAGGTTTCCAACAACCTAAAGACTCAAGAGGGGAAACTGAAAACTTCTAATCTGGATAGAAAGTCAGTGGGCTCCCTCCCTAAAGCTGAGGAGGCAGATATGGATGATGAATTTGAGCAGCCCACCATGTCTTTTGAGTCATACCTCAGCTATGACCAGCCccggaagaaaaagaaaaagattgtgaaaacctcagcAACTGCACTTGGAGAAAAAGGATCTAAAAAAACTGATTCTAAAAGCACGAGTAAAAACTTGGACATAGTTCAGAAATTACCTAAGGTGAATGAAAGCAAATCAGAGAAATTACAGCCATCAGGAGCCAATTCAGCCAAGCTGAAAAAG GCCCCCACCAATTCATTGCCAGTGTTGCCGGACCTCCCACTGCCCATGATACAGGCCAATTACCGTCCGCTTCCTTCCCTTGAATCGATAGCTTCCTTCCAACCAAAGCGAAAAG CACTCTCTTCACcccaggaagaggaggaagctGGGTTTACTGGGCGCAGAATGAATTCAAAGATGCAGGTGTATTCTGGTTCCAAGTGTGCCTATCTCCCCAGAATGATGACCTTGCACCAGCAGTGCATCCGCGTACTTAAAAACAATATCGACT CAATCTTTGAAGTGGGAGGAGTCCCGTATTCTGTTCTTGAACCTGTTCTGGAGAGGTGTACGCCTGATCAGCTGTATCGCATTGAGGAATACAATCAC GTATTAATTGAAGAAACAGATCAGTTATGGAAAATTCATTGTCACCGAGACTTTAAGGaggagaggccagaagaatacGAGTCTTGGCGGGAGATGTACCTGCGGCTTCAGGAAGCCCGAGAACAGCGGCTGCGGGTACTGACAAAGAATATCCGACATGCACATGCCAATAAGCCCAAAG GCCGACGAGCAAAGATGGCTTTTGTCAACTCTGTAGCCAAGCCACCTCGTGATGTTCGAAGAAGGCAAGAGAAGTTTGGAACAGGAGGAGCAGCTGTCTCTGAAAAAGTCAG GGTCAAGCCAGCCCTGTACCCCACAGGAAGCAGCCATGCTCCCTCTAGCAGTGGCAGCAGCAACAGCTTTAACCCCAGCACTGAGGAGCTGGCCTATGACGGTCCAAGCACCAGCAGTGCCCACTTGGCACCAGTGGTCAGCAGCACTGTTTCCTACGATCCTAGGAAACCAACTGTGAAGA AAATTGCCCCAATGATGGCCAAGACAATTAAAGCTTTCAAGAACAGATTCTCCCGACGATAA